Proteins from a single region of Nakamurella deserti:
- a CDS encoding polyprenyl synthetase family protein, with translation MIRPASTRSALPDGDILDAVLRGELRRRRADVAAVDERLLPLIDRLLRFASTGGKRLRPQFLWWGWRAAGGDPDGPRAQAAWASAASLELIQASALVHDDIIDNSDTRRGEPSVHVSVGVNPAILLGDLALAWADDLFTDGAVALGSPAAAFAAWRGMRTEVIAGQLLDLAADGSAADARQVNRYKTAAYTVERPLHLGAALAGGSAELVTALRGYGVHLGQAFQLRDDLLGVFGDSAVTGKPAGDDLVEGKRTLLLATARDRLAGADLAELDAGLGDPARVQRLVALVAASGAPEVIEDEIGRELAAGLASIAEVPEPARTALTELAGMATARTR, from the coding sequence GTGATCCGACCCGCCAGCACCCGCTCCGCGCTCCCCGACGGCGACATCCTGGACGCCGTGCTGCGCGGGGAACTGCGGCGCCGCCGCGCCGACGTCGCCGCGGTCGACGAGCGGCTGCTGCCGCTGATCGACCGGCTGCTGCGGTTCGCCTCGACCGGCGGGAAGCGGCTGCGGCCGCAGTTCCTGTGGTGGGGGTGGCGCGCGGCCGGCGGCGATCCGGACGGGCCCCGGGCGCAGGCGGCGTGGGCGTCGGCGGCGTCGCTGGAGCTGATCCAGGCCAGTGCCCTGGTGCACGACGACATCATCGACAACAGCGACACCCGCCGCGGTGAGCCCAGCGTGCACGTGTCCGTGGGGGTCAACCCGGCCATCCTGCTCGGCGACCTGGCGTTGGCCTGGGCCGACGACCTGTTCACCGACGGTGCGGTCGCCCTCGGCTCGCCGGCCGCGGCGTTCGCGGCGTGGCGGGGCATGCGGACCGAGGTCATCGCCGGGCAGTTGCTCGACCTGGCCGCGGACGGCTCGGCCGCGGACGCGCGACAGGTCAACCGCTACAAGACGGCGGCCTACACCGTCGAGCGGCCGCTGCACCTCGGCGCCGCGCTGGCCGGTGGGTCGGCGGAACTGGTCACGGCGCTGCGCGGCTACGGCGTGCACCTCGGTCAGGCGTTCCAGCTGCGCGACGACCTGCTCGGGGTGTTCGGCGACAGCGCGGTCACCGGCAAGCCGGCCGGCGACGACCTCGTCGAGGGCAAACGCACCCTGCTGCTGGCCACCGCCCGGGACCGGCTGGCCGGCGCCGACCTCGCCGAGCTCGACGCCGGGCTGGGTGATCCCGCCCGGGTGCAGCGGCTGGTCGCGCTGGTGGCGGCGTCCGGGGCCCCGGAGGTCATCGAGGACGAGATCGGCCGGGAACTCGCGGCCGGGCTGGCGAGCATCGCCGAGGTGCCCGAGCCGGCCCGCACCGCCCTGACCGAACTCGCCGGGATGGCCACCGCCCGGACCCGCTAG
- the metF gene encoding methylenetetrahydrofolate reductase [NAD(P)H] codes for METVRDRLAAGGPTFSVEFMPPRDDAAEIQLWRTIRELEPLRPAFVSVTYGAGGSSRDRTIRVTGRIAAETSLLPVAHLTAVDHTVAELRHVIGSYANVGVRNILALRGDPPGNVQGEWVPTPGGLDYAADLVRLVRSLGDFCVGVAAYPEMHPKSPDADSDTRHYLAKLRAGADFAITQMLFTADDYLRLRDKVAAHDPALAAVPLLPGIMPITSWKGIFRMATLAGQQVPQAIIDRFEPLSHDPAAVRQEGIAFATEIAQRLLPEDVPSLHFYTLNRSRSTLAVLDNLGLTSRVGVPG; via the coding sequence ATGGAGACAGTCCGCGACCGCCTCGCCGCGGGCGGCCCCACGTTCTCCGTCGAGTTCATGCCGCCCCGGGACGACGCGGCCGAGATCCAGCTGTGGCGGACCATCCGGGAGCTGGAACCGCTGCGTCCGGCCTTCGTCTCGGTGACCTACGGCGCCGGTGGCTCCAGCCGCGACCGCACCATCCGGGTGACCGGCCGGATCGCGGCCGAGACCTCGCTGCTGCCGGTCGCGCACCTCACCGCGGTCGACCACACCGTCGCCGAGCTGCGGCACGTGATCGGCTCGTACGCCAACGTCGGGGTGCGCAACATCCTGGCCCTGCGCGGCGACCCGCCCGGCAACGTCCAGGGCGAGTGGGTGCCCACCCCGGGCGGGCTCGACTACGCCGCGGACCTCGTCCGGCTGGTGCGCTCGCTCGGCGACTTCTGCGTCGGGGTGGCCGCCTATCCCGAGATGCACCCGAAGTCCCCGGACGCCGACAGCGACACCCGCCATTACCTGGCCAAGCTGCGCGCCGGCGCCGACTTCGCCATCACCCAGATGCTGTTCACCGCCGACGACTACCTGCGGCTCCGCGACAAGGTGGCCGCGCACGACCCGGCGCTGGCGGCCGTCCCGCTGCTGCCCGGCATCATGCCGATCACCTCGTGGAAGGGCATCTTCCGGATGGCCACCCTGGCCGGCCAGCAGGTGCCGCAGGCGATCATCGACCGCTTCGAGCCGCTCTCCCACGACCCGGCCGCGGTCCGCCAGGAGGGGATCGCGTTCGCCACCGAGATCGCGCAGCGGCTGCTGCCCGAGGACGTGCCGAGCCTGCACTTCTACACCCTCAACCGCTCGCGGTCGACGCTCGCGGTGCTGGACAACCTGGGCCTGACGTCGCGCGTCGGTGTGCCGGGCTGA
- a CDS encoding potassium/proton antiporter — protein MGISALVLLLALVAIRFSRKLGLPSLLLYLGIGVLLATGLGIQFGNTPASTLLTEQVGLGALVFILAEGGLTTRWSNVRPALGLGIALSTVSVVVSIGVAGVGVHFLLGLDWRMSFLWGAVLSSTDAAAVFSVLRGIGVKSRLAATLELESGLNDAPVVIAVLLLSAPDPLHWTDPLLVVSELGIGAAVGAGFGFGGAWLLRRGALPAAGLYPLATIAVVCGAYAAGQTLHGSGFLATYLAALILGNSRLPHRAATLSFAEGLGWLAQIGLFVMLGLYVDPGRLPGVLLTGIGVGLIVLLVARPLSVIAAAVPFRLPWREQAMLSWSGLRGAVPIVLAMIPLMQRNDEASVRLVDTVFIVVVIFTLLQGTTLPWVARRLGVLQLGEAHEVEVDASPLEEMNAQLLQVRLPPGSRMHGVYLDQLRLPPEATVSLVLRDGRSMRLSGELRLQVGDQLLVVVPEKVLEVTERRLRAIGRGGALATWFGDRGDVRSGSRDDPSGEAPNSGRLGR, from the coding sequence ATGGGGATCAGCGCCCTGGTCCTGCTTCTGGCTCTGGTCGCCATCCGGTTCTCCCGGAAGCTGGGACTCCCGTCGCTGCTGCTGTACCTGGGCATCGGCGTGCTGCTGGCCACCGGGCTGGGTATCCAGTTCGGCAACACGCCGGCCAGCACCCTGCTCACCGAGCAGGTCGGGCTGGGGGCGCTGGTCTTCATCCTGGCCGAGGGCGGCCTGACCACCCGGTGGAGCAACGTCCGGCCCGCGCTGGGCCTGGGCATCGCGCTGTCGACCGTCTCGGTCGTGGTGTCGATCGGGGTCGCCGGCGTCGGGGTGCACTTCCTGCTCGGACTGGACTGGCGGATGTCGTTCCTCTGGGGTGCGGTCCTGAGCTCCACCGACGCGGCCGCGGTGTTCTCGGTGCTGCGCGGCATCGGGGTGAAGTCACGTCTGGCCGCCACCCTGGAACTCGAGTCCGGCCTCAACGACGCGCCGGTGGTCATCGCGGTGCTGCTGCTGTCCGCCCCCGACCCGCTGCACTGGACCGACCCGCTGCTGGTGGTCTCCGAGCTGGGCATCGGCGCCGCGGTCGGGGCGGGGTTCGGGTTCGGCGGCGCCTGGCTGCTGCGCCGTGGTGCGCTGCCCGCGGCGGGGCTGTACCCGCTGGCCACCATCGCCGTGGTGTGCGGGGCGTACGCGGCCGGGCAGACGCTGCACGGGTCCGGCTTCCTGGCCACCTACCTCGCCGCGCTGATCCTGGGCAATTCCCGGCTGCCGCACCGGGCGGCCACGCTGTCGTTCGCCGAGGGGCTGGGCTGGCTCGCCCAGATCGGGCTGTTCGTGATGCTCGGGCTCTACGTCGACCCCGGACGGTTGCCCGGGGTGCTGCTCACCGGCATCGGCGTCGGGTTGATCGTGCTGCTGGTGGCCCGGCCGCTGTCGGTGATCGCGGCGGCGGTGCCGTTCCGGTTGCCGTGGCGGGAGCAGGCGATGCTGTCGTGGTCGGGCCTGCGCGGGGCGGTCCCCATCGTGCTGGCGATGATCCCGCTGATGCAGCGCAACGACGAGGCGTCGGTGCGGCTCGTCGACACGGTGTTCATCGTCGTGGTCATCTTCACCCTGCTGCAGGGGACCACACTGCCCTGGGTGGCCCGCCGGCTGGGCGTGCTGCAGCTCGGCGAGGCGCACGAGGTGGAGGTCGACGCGTCCCCGCTGGAGGAGATGAACGCCCAGCTGCTGCAGGTCCGGCTGCCGCCCGGGTCCCGGATGCACGGCGTCTACCTCGACCAGCTGCGGCTGCCGCCCGAGGCCACCGTCTCGCTGGTGCTGCGCGACGGCCGGTCGATGCGGCTGTCGGGGGAGCTGCGGCTGCAGGTCGGCGACCAGCTGCTCGTCGTCGTCCCGGAGAAGGTGCTCGAGGTGACCGAACGGCGGCTGCGGGCCATCGGCCGCGGCGGTGCGCTGGCCACCTGGTTCGGTGACCGCGGTGACGTCCGGTCCGGATCCCGCGACGATCCGTCCGGGGAGGCGCCGAACTCTGGGAGACTGGGCAGGTGA
- the lspA gene encoding signal peptidase II — MKSRVRLLATLALTIIALDLVTKIIAVATLDETTPPAEQPRILGGLVYFSLIRNPGAAFSMATGMTWILALIAIGVVVYIIRIAPKLRSTWWAVCLGLVLGGAIGNLIDRIFRSPGFLQGHVVDYVSVFGPNAEYFPVFNVADSAITVGGILLVFTALVLGIDLDGTRSRDTSKNKDADV; from the coding sequence GTGAAATCCCGCGTGCGTCTGCTGGCGACCCTGGCCCTGACGATCATCGCGCTCGACCTGGTCACCAAGATCATCGCCGTCGCCACCCTCGACGAGACGACCCCGCCGGCCGAGCAGCCGCGGATCCTCGGCGGGCTGGTGTACTTCTCGCTGATCCGCAACCCCGGAGCGGCGTTCTCGATGGCCACCGGGATGACCTGGATCCTGGCGTTGATCGCCATCGGCGTCGTCGTCTACATCATCCGCATCGCCCCCAAGCTCAGGTCCACCTGGTGGGCGGTGTGCCTGGGGCTGGTCCTCGGCGGCGCGATCGGCAACCTGATCGACCGGATCTTCCGCTCGCCCGGCTTCCTGCAGGGCCACGTCGTGGACTACGTGTCGGTGTTCGGCCCGAACGCCGAGTACTTCCCGGTGTTCAACGTGGCCGACTCGGCGATCACCGTCGGCGGCATCCTGCTGGTCTTCACCGCACTCGTGCTGGGGATCGATCTGGACGGCACCCGCTCCAGGGACACTTCGAAGAACAAGGATGCCGATGTCTGA
- a CDS encoding RluA family pseudouridine synthase — translation MSDLRSLPVPDGLAGERVDAALARLLGLSRTVVAGLVDAGDVLVDGTTVPNSHRLVAGSWLEITLPSPKPVSTMAAADVSGLTVLHEDDDIVVIDKPVGVAAHASPGWDGATVTGVLAARGIRLADSGAAERQGIVHRLDVGTTGAMVVAKSERAYRTLKAAFKERTVDKIYHAICQGHPDPSTGTIDAPIGRHPKSDWKFAVVAGGKDSVTHYDTLEAFPSATLLEIHLETGRTHQIRVHMSALRHPLVGDLTYGADPTIATRLGLSRQWLHAFALGFTHPGSGEHVQFDAPYPADLQHALTVLATP, via the coding sequence ATGTCTGACCTGCGTTCCCTGCCCGTCCCCGACGGACTGGCCGGTGAGCGGGTCGACGCGGCGCTGGCCCGGCTGCTCGGGTTGTCCCGGACCGTCGTCGCCGGCCTGGTGGACGCCGGGGACGTGCTGGTCGACGGCACCACCGTGCCCAATTCGCACCGCCTCGTCGCCGGCTCCTGGCTGGAGATCACGCTGCCCAGCCCCAAGCCGGTCTCCACGATGGCGGCCGCCGACGTCTCCGGACTCACCGTGCTGCACGAGGACGACGACATCGTCGTCATCGACAAGCCCGTCGGGGTCGCCGCGCACGCCTCGCCCGGCTGGGACGGCGCCACCGTCACCGGGGTGCTGGCCGCCCGCGGCATCCGGCTCGCCGACTCCGGCGCCGCCGAGCGGCAGGGCATCGTGCACCGCCTCGACGTCGGCACCACCGGCGCGATGGTGGTGGCCAAGAGCGAACGGGCGTACCGGACCCTCAAGGCCGCGTTCAAGGAGCGCACCGTCGACAAGATCTACCACGCGATCTGTCAGGGCCACCCGGACCCGTCGACCGGCACCATCGACGCACCCATCGGCCGGCACCCCAAGTCGGACTGGAAGTTCGCGGTCGTCGCGGGCGGCAAGGACTCCGTCACCCACTACGACACCCTCGAGGCGTTCCCGTCGGCGACCCTGCTGGAGATCCACCTGGAGACCGGCCGCACCCACCAGATCCGGGTGCACATGTCGGCCCTGCGGCACCCGCTGGTGGGCGATCTGACCTACGGTGCGGACCCGACGATCGCCACCCGGCTCGGCCTGAGCCGGCAGTGGCTGCACGCGTTCGCGCTCGGTTTCACCCATCCCGGGAGTGGCGAGCACGTGCAGTTCGACGCGCCCTACCCGGCCGACCTGCAGCATGCCCTGACTGTCCTGGCGACTCCGTAA